In Nocardia yunnanensis, one DNA window encodes the following:
- a CDS encoding VIT1/CCC1 transporter family protein: MDDTPGADITGAALPHPHEPHDESLASKLNWLRAGVLGANDGIVSTAGLVVGVAAASTDTNAILTAGIAGLAAGAISMAVGEYVSVSTQRDTERALLSKERRELAEEPEFELAELTQIYRDKGLSAETARQVAAELTAHDAFAAHAEAELGLNPHDLTNPWHAALSSAISFTLGAVLPLLAILLPPIQWRIPVCFAAVLVALAVTGSVSSRLGGSSPRRAVARVVIGGALAMAVTYGIGQLAGISGL; this comes from the coding sequence GTGGACGACACACCCGGAGCGGACATCACCGGCGCGGCCCTGCCGCACCCGCACGAGCCGCACGACGAGAGCCTCGCGTCCAAGCTCAACTGGCTGCGCGCGGGCGTGCTCGGCGCGAACGACGGCATCGTCTCCACCGCGGGCCTGGTGGTCGGCGTGGCCGCCGCCTCCACCGACACCAACGCCATCCTCACCGCGGGCATCGCGGGCCTGGCCGCCGGCGCCATCTCCATGGCGGTCGGCGAATACGTCTCGGTCAGCACCCAGCGCGATACCGAACGCGCCCTGCTGTCCAAGGAACGCCGTGAACTGGCCGAGGAACCGGAATTCGAACTGGCCGAGCTCACTCAGATCTACCGGGACAAGGGCCTCTCGGCCGAGACCGCCCGCCAGGTGGCCGCGGAACTCACCGCGCACGACGCCTTCGCCGCCCACGCCGAGGCCGAATTGGGTTTGAACCCACACGATCTCACCAACCCCTGGCACGCGGCCCTGTCCTCGGCGATCTCGTTCACCCTGGGCGCGGTCCTGCCGCTCCTGGCCATCCTGCTGCCCCCGATCCAGTGGCGCATCCCGGTCTGCTTCGCCGCGGTGCTGGTGGCGCTGGCCGTGACCGGCTCGGTGAGTTCTCGCCTCGGCGGCAGCAGTCCGCGCCGGGCGGTGGCGCGAGTCGTGATCGGCGGTGCGCTGGCCATGGCCGTCACCTACGGAATCGGCCAGCTCGCAGGCATTTCCGGACTCTAG
- a CDS encoding zinc-dependent alcohol dehydrogenase family protein, with product MSRETDPNMNPVAYHMEPLRGLDGLSLRTQKAPRPGPHQVLVRVRAASLNRRDIMLMEGTYPVAARPGVVPLSDGIGEVVAVGAGVTRAALGDRVMGTYFVDWVDGPQTQRSSSEQYGANHDGWLATYIVLEENSVTHVPAHLTDAEAAALLCAGLVAWAGLTKPAPIRAGDTVLTVGTGPVGLFAVQYAKLLGARVLSITSSAEKAERLRKLGADEVVDRTETPDWDDAVLEHTGGAGVQRVVEAVGRPTLSKSLAATAYNGMVSLIGAFPAGTAAPAGDPLGGKYVGLQRLAVGSRTDLEAMNRAIAAHGMRPVIDRAYRFEEAREAYRYFAEDDPFGKVVLTLP from the coding sequence ATGAGCCGAGAAACCGACCCGAACATGAATCCCGTTGCCTACCACATGGAGCCGCTGCGCGGCCTGGACGGCCTGAGCCTCCGAACCCAGAAGGCGCCGCGGCCCGGACCGCATCAGGTGCTGGTGCGCGTGCGGGCCGCCTCGCTCAACCGCCGCGACATCATGCTGATGGAGGGGACCTACCCGGTCGCCGCCCGGCCCGGGGTGGTGCCGCTGTCGGACGGCATCGGTGAGGTCGTCGCGGTGGGGGCGGGCGTGACCCGGGCCGCGCTCGGGGACCGGGTGATGGGGACCTATTTCGTGGACTGGGTCGACGGCCCGCAGACGCAGCGGTCCTCCAGCGAGCAGTACGGTGCGAACCACGACGGCTGGCTGGCCACCTACATTGTGCTGGAGGAGAATTCGGTCACCCACGTGCCGGCGCACCTCACCGACGCGGAGGCCGCGGCCCTGCTGTGCGCGGGTCTGGTCGCCTGGGCGGGCCTGACCAAGCCGGCGCCGATCCGCGCGGGGGACACGGTGCTGACCGTCGGCACCGGACCGGTGGGGTTGTTCGCGGTGCAGTACGCGAAACTGCTGGGCGCACGGGTACTTTCGATCACGTCCTCCGCCGAGAAGGCGGAGCGGCTGCGCAAGCTCGGCGCGGACGAGGTGGTGGACCGCACCGAGACGCCCGACTGGGACGACGCCGTCCTCGAGCACACCGGCGGTGCGGGGGTGCAACGGGTCGTCGAGGCGGTCGGCAGGCCGACGCTGTCCAAATCCCTTGCCGCCACGGCCTACAACGGCATGGTGTCGCTGATCGGCGCGTTCCCCGCCGGGACGGCCGCGCCGGCGGGTGATCCGCTCGGGGGCAAGTACGTGGGCCTGCAACGTCTCGCCGTGGGCAGCCGGACGGATCTCGAGGCCATGAACCGCGCCATCGCCGCGCACGGCATGCGACCGGTGATCGACCGCGCCTACCGGTTCGAGGAGGCCCGCGAGGCGTACCGCTACTTCGCCGAGGACGATCCGTTCGGCAAGGTGGTGCTGACCCTGCCCTGA
- a CDS encoding calcium:proton antiporter has product MGIMMRFASRYWSVILPLLGAVVLAVSWGRGLNPGVAILVAVFLIGATLSAVHHAETVAHRVGEPFGSLILAVAVTIIEVGLIVTLMVSSGEKAASLARDTVFAAVMITCNGIFGLSLLVGALKRRVAVFNAEGTGAALATVATLATLSLVLPTFTTSEPGPVFSASQLIFAAVASLVLYGVFVMVQTVRHPDDFLPVEGSANPSAEEHEEPPTRNQALLSLGLLLVALIGVVGLAKVVSPNIESGIAAAGLPQSAVGVVIALLVLLPETIAAVRAARRDRVQISLNLALGSAMASIGLTIPAIALASIWIEGPLMLGLGATQMVLLALTVVVGALTVVPGRATLLQGGVHLVLFSAFVFLAVSP; this is encoded by the coding sequence ATGGGAATCATGATGCGCTTTGCCAGCCGGTACTGGTCGGTCATCCTTCCGCTGCTGGGCGCCGTGGTCCTGGCGGTCTCCTGGGGCCGCGGTTTGAACCCGGGCGTGGCGATCCTGGTCGCGGTGTTCCTGATCGGGGCGACGCTGTCGGCGGTGCATCACGCGGAGACGGTGGCGCATCGGGTGGGCGAGCCGTTCGGGTCGCTGATCCTGGCGGTGGCGGTGACCATCATCGAGGTCGGACTGATCGTGACGCTCATGGTGTCGAGCGGGGAGAAGGCCGCGTCGCTGGCCCGCGATACCGTCTTCGCCGCCGTAATGATCACGTGCAATGGCATTTTCGGCCTGTCACTGCTGGTGGGAGCGCTGAAGCGGCGCGTGGCCGTCTTCAATGCGGAGGGCACCGGCGCGGCGCTGGCCACCGTCGCCACGCTCGCGACGCTGAGTCTGGTGCTGCCGACCTTCACCACCAGCGAACCCGGGCCGGTCTTCTCGGCCTCGCAGTTGATCTTCGCCGCGGTGGCCTCGCTGGTGCTCTACGGCGTCTTCGTCATGGTGCAGACGGTCCGGCATCCCGATGACTTCCTGCCCGTCGAAGGCTCGGCGAACCCGTCCGCCGAGGAGCATGAGGAGCCGCCGACCCGCAATCAGGCGCTGCTGAGTTTGGGTTTGCTGCTGGTTGCCTTGATCGGGGTGGTCGGTTTGGCGAAGGTGGTTTCGCCCAATATCGAATCCGGTATCGCCGCAGCGGGTCTGCCGCAGTCGGCGGTCGGTGTGGTGATCGCGCTGCTGGTGCTGCTGCCGGAGACCATCGCGGCCGTGCGCGCCGCGCGCCGGGATCGGGTGCAGATCTCGCTGAATCTGGCGCTGGGTTCGGCCATGGCCAGCATCGGCCTCACCATTCCGGCCATCGCGCTGGCCTCGATCTGGATCGAGGGCCCGCTCATGCTCGGGCTGGGCGCGACCCAGATGGTGCTGCTGGCCCTGACCGTGGTGGTCGGCGCGCTCACCGTGGTGCCGGGCCGGGCCACGCTGCTGCAGGGCGGCGTGCATCTGGTGTTGTTCTCCGCCTTCGTGTTCCTGGCGGTCAGCCCTTAG
- a CDS encoding helix-turn-helix domain-containing protein: MTSMAVRSGPSAASTEFSRQLRGWRTRRRLSQLDLAIAAETSQRYLSFLEQGRSHPGRTMVVRLAEVLDLSLRERNGLLLAAGYAPIFPESSLHAPELEAVRHALDTILRGHLPYPAVVTRPFGVLVAANAGFGLLTEDCAPRLLEPPINVLRLALHPEGLGRRVLNMPEWGRHVTDSLRNRASRSPDPALDELIAELEGYLPPVDPGPGHLGFAVPLRLRSAAGELRLITTVTSFATATDITLSELHLEAFLPADQATSEYLRDRFAAG; encoded by the coding sequence ATGACGAGCATGGCTGTCCGATCGGGCCCTTCGGCGGCGAGCACCGAGTTCTCCCGGCAGCTGCGCGGCTGGCGGACCCGGCGGCGACTGAGCCAGCTGGACCTGGCCATCGCCGCCGAGACCAGTCAGCGCTACCTGAGCTTCCTGGAACAGGGCCGCTCGCACCCGGGACGGACCATGGTGGTCCGGCTGGCCGAGGTGCTCGACCTGTCCCTGCGCGAACGCAACGGCCTGCTGCTGGCCGCCGGCTACGCCCCGATATTCCCCGAATCCTCCTTGCACGCACCGGAACTCGAGGCGGTGCGGCATGCGCTGGACACCATCCTGCGGGGCCATCTGCCGTACCCGGCGGTGGTGACCCGGCCCTTCGGGGTGCTGGTGGCCGCCAATGCCGGCTTCGGACTGCTCACCGAGGACTGTGCGCCGCGACTGCTGGAGCCGCCGATCAATGTGCTGCGCCTGGCACTGCACCCCGAGGGGCTGGGACGGCGGGTGCTCAATATGCCGGAGTGGGGCCGGCACGTCACCGACAGCCTGCGCAATCGCGCGAGCCGCAGCCCCGATCCCGCCCTCGACGAGTTGATCGCCGAGCTGGAAGGCTATCTGCCGCCGGTGGATCCGGGTCCGGGGCACCTGGGCTTCGCGGTGCCGCTGCGGCTCCGGTCGGCGGCCGGCGAGCTGCGGCTCATCACCACCGTCACCTCCTTCGCGACCGCCACCGACATCACCCTGTCGGAGCTGCACCTCGAGGCGTTCCTGCCCGCGGATCAGGCCACCTCGGAGTATCTGCGCGACCGGTTCGCGGCCGGTTAG
- a CDS encoding MlaE family ABC transporter permease, protein MTRAVRNRPAVQSRSAARIVRDNFSGTTIASLRTFGRAVGIAEEAVLGTFTDIARRRFQWKETILQAWRLITVTAIPAVLIAIPFGVIVSVQVGNLIHTLGADSLLGATGGLGVIKQGAPLATGFLLGGAGAAALAADLGARTIREEIDALNTMGISPIHRLVIPRLVAMVCVAPLLNVLIIFVGVLAGYGVAIGGQGVTPGSYWSTFGSFTTTADVWVSLLKAVIFGFLVVIIACQRGLEAKGGPRGVADAVNAAVVLSVVSIVTVNLVATQITDMFLPTRLA, encoded by the coding sequence ATGACCCGCGCGGTCCGGAATCGGCCCGCGGTCCAGAGCCGATCCGCCGCGCGCATCGTGCGCGACAACTTCTCGGGCACCACGATCGCCTCGCTGCGCACCTTCGGCCGCGCGGTGGGCATCGCCGAGGAGGCGGTGCTGGGCACCTTCACCGATATCGCGCGCCGGCGGTTCCAGTGGAAAGAGACCATTCTGCAGGCGTGGCGGCTCATCACCGTCACCGCGATCCCGGCCGTGCTCATCGCGATTCCCTTCGGCGTCATCGTTTCCGTGCAGGTCGGCAACCTGATCCACACCCTCGGCGCGGATTCGCTGCTGGGCGCGACCGGCGGCCTGGGCGTCATCAAACAGGGCGCGCCGCTGGCCACCGGCTTCCTGCTGGGCGGTGCGGGCGCGGCGGCGCTGGCCGCCGATTTGGGCGCGCGCACCATTCGCGAGGAGATCGACGCGCTGAACACCATGGGCATCAGCCCGATTCACCGCCTGGTGATCCCGCGCCTGGTGGCCATGGTCTGCGTGGCGCCGCTGCTGAACGTGCTCATCATCTTCGTGGGCGTGCTCGCCGGGTACGGCGTGGCCATCGGCGGGCAGGGCGTCACGCCGGGTTCCTACTGGTCCACCTTCGGGTCCTTCACCACGACCGCCGATGTGTGGGTGTCGCTGCTGAAGGCCGTGATCTTCGGCTTCCTCGTGGTGATCATCGCCTGCCAGCGCGGGCTCGAGGCGAAGGGCGGCCCGCGGGGTGTCGCCGACGCCGTGAACGCCGCGGTGGTGCTGTCGGTGGTGTCGATCGTGACGGTGAATCTGGTCGCCACCCAGATCACCGATATGTTCCTGCCGACGAGGCTGGCCTGA
- a CDS encoding MlaD family protein has protein sequence MPNYGMPGVAVDRKRAMTAGAVALALVAAVVAGWSLYSSQRSEDGLAISLRTEQIGDGVLVGTDVRANGVVVGKVTEIAPDQHGTQQISLRLDDHKLFGFDDSLQIDYAPANLFGISEIELRRGAGGSPLRAGTVLDFTGAHAAAVYDATMGSILRSASQVGGSVLTPQMASVIAQAAADTQAFTPLVQALITAQRTITNNQKMPMSELLGNLGPAFDGGGRFAGATVQVVDLIRSMQRLQTDRATYDRKVAIVTGQLLPALANTFSQAGTQLSGTTDMLVPLLTALAQMVPQPQQSGAELQQLLQRLTAAMPDTGHGPALNVEVDLQGVPAIAVPLLGGAR, from the coding sequence ATGCCGAATTACGGAATGCCGGGTGTGGCCGTCGATCGCAAGCGCGCGATGACGGCCGGCGCGGTCGCGCTGGCGCTGGTGGCCGCCGTGGTGGCGGGCTGGTCGCTGTATTCGTCGCAGCGGAGCGAGGACGGGCTGGCGATCTCGCTGCGCACCGAGCAGATCGGTGACGGCGTGCTGGTCGGCACCGATGTCCGCGCCAATGGCGTGGTGGTCGGCAAGGTCACCGAGATCGCCCCGGATCAGCATGGGACACAGCAGATCTCGCTGCGGCTCGACGATCACAAGCTGTTCGGATTCGACGACAGCCTGCAGATCGATTACGCGCCCGCCAACCTCTTCGGCATCAGCGAGATCGAATTGCGCAGGGGCGCGGGCGGTTCCCCGCTGCGCGCGGGCACGGTGCTGGATTTCACCGGCGCGCACGCCGCCGCGGTCTACGACGCCACCATGGGCTCGATTCTGCGCAGCGCCTCGCAGGTGGGCGGTTCGGTGCTGACCCCGCAGATGGCGTCGGTCATCGCGCAGGCCGCCGCCGACACGCAGGCGTTCACACCGCTGGTGCAGGCCCTGATCACCGCGCAGCGCACCATCACGAACAACCAGAAGATGCCGATGTCGGAGCTGCTGGGCAATCTCGGCCCGGCCTTCGACGGCGGCGGCCGGTTCGCGGGCGCGACCGTGCAGGTGGTGGATCTGATCCGCAGCATGCAGCGCTTGCAGACCGACCGCGCCACCTATGACCGCAAGGTCGCGATCGTGACCGGGCAGCTGCTGCCCGCGCTGGCGAACACCTTCTCGCAGGCCGGAACTCAGCTCTCGGGCACCACCGACATGCTGGTGCCGTTGCTGACCGCGCTGGCGCAGATGGTGCCGCAGCCGCAGCAGTCGGGGGCGGAGTTGCAGCAACTGTTGCAGCGTTTGACCGCGGCCATGCCGGATACCGGGCACGGGCCGGCGCTGAATGTGGAGGTCGATCTGCAGGGCGTTCCGGCCATCGCGGTGCCGCTGCTGGGAGGGGCGCGATGA
- a CDS encoding ABC transporter permease: MSATYVPKGLGWAARVYRRRGLILRRVEGLGFILAFVWQVLSSIPLTLKRYRDETMRAISDMTWGRGSVIVGGGTVPMMIVLGLVMGASVAVESFTTLDMLGMGPVSGLVSAYATTRELAPIVAAIGFAAQAGCRMTAEIGSMRISEEIDAIESLGLRSVPFVVTTRVLAGAVAIVPTFLIALILSYASCRGLITLVHGASAGVYDHYFFQFVSGFDVIAAVVKVAIFAVVVILIHCYYGFFATGGPEGVGIASGKAVRASSVAIIAMDMVLSLSLWGFNSAITFTG, encoded by the coding sequence ATGTCGGCTACCTACGTGCCCAAGGGGCTGGGCTGGGCCGCGCGCGTCTATCGCCGCCGGGGCCTGATTCTGCGCCGGGTCGAGGGCCTGGGTTTCATCCTGGCCTTCGTCTGGCAGGTGCTGTCGTCGATTCCGTTGACGCTGAAGCGCTATCGGGACGAGACCATGCGCGCCATCTCCGATATGACGTGGGGCCGCGGTTCGGTCATCGTGGGCGGCGGCACCGTCCCGATGATGATCGTGCTGGGCCTGGTCATGGGCGCGTCGGTGGCGGTGGAGTCGTTCACGACACTCGACATGCTGGGCATGGGCCCGGTGTCGGGTCTGGTGTCGGCCTACGCGACCACCCGGGAACTGGCCCCGATCGTCGCGGCCATCGGCTTCGCCGCGCAGGCGGGCTGCCGCATGACCGCCGAGATCGGATCGATGCGCATCTCGGAGGAGATCGACGCCATCGAATCCCTCGGTCTGCGTTCGGTTCCCTTCGTGGTGACCACCCGCGTGCTGGCGGGCGCCGTCGCGATCGTCCCGACCTTCCTCATCGCGCTGATCCTGTCCTACGCCTCCTGCCGCGGCCTGATCACGCTGGTGCACGGGGCGTCGGCGGGCGTCTACGACCACTATTTCTTCCAGTTCGTCTCCGGCTTCGACGTGATCGCGGCGGTCGTGAAGGTGGCCATCTTCGCGGTGGTCGTCATCCTGATCCACTGCTACTACGGCTTTTTCGCCACCGGCGGCCCCGAGGGCGTGGGCATCGCCTCGGGCAAGGCGGTGCGGGCCAGCTCGGTGGCGATCATCGCCATGGACATGGTGCTGTCGCTGTCGCTGTGGGGCTTCAACTCGGCCATTACGTTCACGGGGTAG
- a CDS encoding MlaD family protein — translation MLKRMLGSQAFMSVAGAVLIVVLAVVGYFVWFDPMKKTVAYCAIMPDAVGLYAGNKVTMRGIPVGTVDSIDSDGTKVKVKFTVDAKYPVYADAAATTVSDSIVADRNLAVLNSGKQLAHWDSSQCITKSLTPKSITETLTALADLSSQLQRAQAPDALAHGLSALDAGTQGAGPQINEIVKKLGSALSQPDADIGHLAGIFDAFASVGEKVENHWGDLRSMLLRLGPALNNATTELIGPGAQLIDRLGEVLPMLNDLVTLAGDPIMKALDDTLPLVRLLRANVGSLSEVVRKLPVLTNAAQNIMANGITYGSPRAALPAPQADQVCAAVNAASPGACTDAANGLVTVPLVPLVLGMAGAR, via the coding sequence ATGCTCAAGCGGATGCTCGGTTCGCAGGCGTTCATGTCGGTCGCCGGCGCGGTGCTGATCGTGGTGCTCGCGGTGGTCGGCTACTTCGTCTGGTTCGACCCGATGAAGAAGACCGTCGCGTATTGCGCGATCATGCCCGACGCGGTCGGGCTGTACGCGGGCAACAAGGTGACCATGCGCGGGATCCCGGTCGGCACCGTCGATTCCATCGACTCCGACGGCACCAAGGTCAAGGTGAAGTTCACCGTCGACGCGAAATATCCGGTGTACGCGGACGCCGCCGCCACCACGGTGTCGGATTCCATTGTCGCCGACCGCAATCTGGCCGTCCTCAACAGTGGCAAGCAGCTGGCGCACTGGGATTCGTCGCAGTGCATCACGAAATCGCTGACCCCCAAGAGCATTACCGAAACCCTGACCGCACTGGCGGACCTGTCCTCGCAGTTGCAGCGGGCGCAGGCCCCGGATGCGCTGGCGCACGGCCTGTCCGCGCTGGACGCGGGCACCCAGGGCGCGGGCCCGCAGATCAACGAGATCGTCAAGAAGCTGGGTTCGGCGCTGTCGCAACCGGATGCCGACATCGGGCATCTGGCGGGCATCTTCGACGCCTTCGCCTCGGTCGGTGAGAAGGTCGAGAACCACTGGGGGGACCTGCGTTCGATGCTGCTGCGCCTGGGCCCGGCTTTGAACAACGCCACCACCGAATTGATCGGTCCCGGAGCACAACTCATCGACCGCCTGGGTGAGGTGCTGCCCATGCTCAACGATCTGGTCACCCTCGCCGGCGACCCGATCATGAAGGCCCTCGACGACACGCTGCCGCTGGTGCGGCTGCTGCGCGCCAATGTCGGCTCCCTCTCGGAGGTCGTGCGGAAACTGCCCGTGCTGACCAACGCCGCCCAGAACATCATGGCCAACGGCATCACCTACGGCTCGCCCCGCGCGGCGCTCCCGGCCCCGCAGGCCGACCAGGTGTGCGCGGCCGTCAACGCCGCATCCCCCGGCGCGTGCACCGACGCCGCCAACGGTTTGGTGACCGTGCCACTGGTCCCGCTGGTGCTCGGAATGGCAGGTGCGCGATGA
- a CDS encoding MlaD family protein, which yields MNVKAAAWRLALFAGVIVVVLMLVLTAIQRPVSGETETHDAIFTDANGLKVGDDVRMYGVQVGKVKKISLEGAKARVRIAVKTDAPVYDNSKLAIRYQNLTGQRYIDLQQQPQPSNRIAAGARIGEDHTVPSFDVTQLFNGLKPVLQTISPEAINQFSASMVALIEGDGSGVGPALDAIGKLASYVDNRQQVIWTLIHNMSDLSDRLGGRVHYLVPLLKQLSDIFEALQQNIGGLAQFAMTAPSVLRPIDNLLNSLGIDSGSDVDALIRRIFPDAKEAVDAFSRLPAVLGAADVSLPTSPTGWKPVCSKGAADLPAVVKVLVSGQQVAICNG from the coding sequence ATGAATGTGAAGGCAGCGGCCTGGCGGCTGGCGTTGTTCGCGGGCGTGATCGTGGTCGTCCTGATGTTGGTGCTCACCGCGATTCAGCGGCCGGTGTCGGGCGAGACCGAGACGCACGACGCGATCTTCACCGACGCCAACGGGTTGAAGGTCGGCGACGACGTGCGCATGTACGGCGTGCAGGTCGGCAAGGTGAAGAAGATCAGCCTCGAGGGGGCGAAGGCGCGGGTGCGGATCGCGGTCAAAACCGATGCGCCCGTGTACGACAACTCGAAACTGGCCATCCGCTACCAGAACCTGACCGGTCAGCGCTACATCGATCTGCAGCAGCAGCCGCAGCCGAGCAATCGGATCGCGGCGGGCGCGCGCATCGGCGAGGACCACACGGTGCCGTCGTTCGATGTGACCCAGCTGTTCAACGGGTTGAAGCCGGTGCTGCAGACCATCTCTCCGGAGGCCATCAACCAGTTCAGCGCCAGCATGGTGGCCTTGATCGAGGGCGACGGCAGCGGTGTCGGGCCGGCGCTGGACGCGATCGGGAAACTGGCGTCCTACGTGGACAATCGGCAGCAGGTGATCTGGACGCTGATCCACAACATGTCGGACCTGTCGGACCGCCTGGGCGGCCGGGTGCACTACCTGGTGCCGCTGTTGAAACAGTTGTCCGACATCTTCGAGGCGTTGCAGCAGAACATCGGCGGCCTGGCGCAGTTCGCCATGACCGCGCCGTCGGTGCTGCGGCCCATCGACAACCTGCTGAATTCGCTGGGCATCGACAGCGGTTCGGATGTCGACGCGCTGATTCGCCGGATCTTCCCCGATGCCAAGGAGGCGGTGGACGCCTTCAGCCGCCTGCCCGCGGTGCTGGGCGCGGCCGATGTGTCGCTGCCGACGAGTCCGACGGGCTGGAAACCGGTGTGCAGCAAGGGCGCCGCCGATCTGCCCGCCGTGGTCAAGGTGCTCGTCTCGGGACAGCAGGTGGCGATATGCAACGGATGA
- a CDS encoding MlaD family protein: protein MQRMRLPRFLKRDDRVVDDATKQKRQLRQGIIGAIVVVLGLAAAGTLYVVPFGKHTYTAELSEAQSVKAGDDVRIAGISVGEVKSLELKPDKVVMRFTVDSDVFLGDQTSLDIRMLTIVGGHYVAVFPAGSKPLGSAAIPADRVRLPYSLVETFQDAATPLAKIDGSTLNQNLAALGNSIDGAPDSLRTTLQTVSTYVDALDRQRSQVSNAVAVADEYVRMYDGAKSDLGRLMDNANLLVTVLDDKHTEMAEAIRLLSDILGRLGGAEPTWSDLKPKLTDAITELEQLGQKFAPTLSAAQDLQKKLSDLVIPDGGVRVDQSGQTVTLPQVCVPLPGKDC, encoded by the coding sequence ATGCAACGGATGAGACTGCCCCGCTTCCTGAAGCGCGACGATCGCGTGGTCGACGACGCGACCAAGCAGAAGCGGCAGCTGCGCCAGGGCATTATCGGCGCGATCGTGGTGGTGCTGGGTTTGGCCGCCGCGGGGACGCTGTACGTGGTGCCGTTCGGCAAGCACACCTACACCGCCGAACTGTCGGAGGCGCAGTCGGTGAAGGCGGGCGACGACGTGCGCATCGCCGGCATCTCCGTCGGCGAGGTGAAATCCCTGGAGCTGAAGCCGGACAAGGTCGTCATGCGCTTCACCGTGGATTCCGATGTGTTCCTGGGTGATCAGACCTCCCTGGACATCCGCATGCTGACCATCGTCGGCGGCCACTATGTGGCGGTGTTCCCCGCCGGATCCAAACCCCTTGGCTCCGCGGCGATTCCGGCCGACCGGGTGCGGCTGCCCTACAGCCTGGTGGAGACCTTCCAGGACGCGGCCACCCCGCTGGCCAAGATCGACGGCTCGACGCTCAACCAGAACCTGGCGGCGCTGGGCAATTCCATCGACGGCGCGCCCGACAGCCTGCGCACCACGCTGCAGACGGTCAGCACCTATGTGGACGCCCTCGACCGGCAGCGCAGCCAGGTGTCGAACGCGGTCGCGGTGGCCGACGAGTACGTGCGCATGTACGACGGCGCGAAGTCCGATCTGGGCCGGCTCATGGACAATGCCAACCTGCTGGTCACCGTGCTCGACGACAAGCACACCGAAATGGCGGAGGCGATCCGGCTGCTCAGCGACATCCTGGGCCGTCTCGGCGGCGCGGAGCCCACCTGGTCGGATCTGAAGCCCAAGCTGACCGATGCCATCACCGAGCTCGAGCAGCTTGGGCAGAAGTTCGCGCCGACCCTGTCCGCCGCGCAGGACCTGCAAAAGAAGCTGTCGGACTTGGTGATTCCCGACGGCGGCGTGCGGGTCGATCAGTCGGGGCAGACCGTGACCCTGCCGCAGGTGTGCGTTCCGCTGCCGGGGAAGGACTGCTGA
- a CDS encoding MlaD family protein, with the protein MRIGRWDISVDVRSPRHPGVFLAGIHSTAVDSGQKRAGMTRRGSRGVRRVGCAVLVAGLLAGAGGCAFDPSSVPVPGTTISGPTYRVHIEFGNVLNLPAKAKVIANGAQVGTVDGVHVVEAAHAGGRGGYVVVDADISAKVQLPVTTVAELRQNTVLGDIHLALTTPPDGFGALLKDGGTITQDHTRPPAQLEDTMAALAAFTQGGAVNQLQDIINRFNAVLPQDPNETKRIAQNAAGNAVDLAANLDQVDKLLNGLGVNAQVLHDRADFLDHQLSQESVDAMTGVTDSIKGVTQIFAALGQLGQSLVWLAPLAGALDPVTQAFAPLALSGRPLDLSQLSNLSALVTLLRDKLIPFVENGPKVNITGVRTDAVPRDDQVTTVLAGLRMIGAVR; encoded by the coding sequence ATGAGAATCGGACGCTGGGACATCTCCGTCGACGTGCGATCCCCCCGTCATCCCGGCGTGTTCTTGGCCGGGATCCACTCCACCGCTGTGGATTCCGGCCAAAAGCGCGCCGGAATGACGAGGCGGGGCTCACGCGGAGTCCGGCGGGTCGGGTGCGCGGTGCTGGTGGCCGGGCTCTTGGCCGGGGCGGGCGGTTGCGCTTTCGACCCGTCGTCGGTGCCGGTGCCCGGGACCACGATCTCCGGTCCGACGTACCGCGTTCACATCGAGTTCGGCAATGTGCTGAACCTGCCCGCCAAGGCGAAGGTCATCGCCAATGGCGCGCAGGTGGGCACGGTCGACGGGGTGCACGTGGTGGAGGCGGCGCACGCGGGCGGCCGCGGCGGGTATGTCGTTGTGGACGCGGACATTTCGGCCAAGGTGCAGTTGCCGGTCACCACGGTGGCGGAGCTGCGGCAGAACACGGTGCTCGGTGACATCCATCTGGCGCTGACCACGCCGCCCGACGGTTTCGGTGCGCTGCTGAAGGACGGCGGGACCATCACCCAGGACCACACCCGGCCGCCGGCCCAGCTCGAGGACACCATGGCCGCGCTGGCCGCCTTCACCCAGGGCGGGGCGGTGAATCAGTTGCAGGACATCATCAACCGGTTCAACGCGGTGCTGCCGCAGGATCCGAACGAGACCAAGCGGATCGCGCAGAACGCGGCCGGCAATGCCGTCGATCTGGCGGCCAATCTGGACCAGGTGGACAAGCTGCTCAACGGCCTGGGCGTCAACGCGCAGGTGCTGCACGATCGCGCGGACTTCCTGGACCACCAGCTCAGCCAGGAATCGGTGGACGCCATGACCGGGGTCACCGACTCCATCAAGGGCGTCACCCAGATCTTCGCGGCGCTCGGGCAGCTCGGGCAGTCGCTGGTGTGGCTGGCGCCGCTGGCGGGCGCCCTCGATCCGGTGACGCAAGCCTTTGCGCCGCTGGCCCTTTCGGGCCGGCCGCTCGACCTGTCGCAACTGTCGAATCTGTCGGCGCTGGTGACGCTGTTGCGCGACAAGCTGATTCCGTTCGTGGAGAACGGGCCGAAGGTGAACATCACCGGCGTGCGGACCGACGCGGTCCCGCGCGACGACCAGGTCACCACCGTGCTGGCCGGCCTGCGCATGATCGGAGCGGTGCGATGA